From Candidatus Nanohalococcus occultus:
TGTTCGATGGCATCGGCCAGATCATCCATTTCTTCGTCCATCTGGCTGTCAATTTTCTCAAGCTCTTCTTTCAGCTTCTGTTTGAACTCTTCATCTGTTCCCGTCTCGAAACCTCCTTTTTCCAGATCTGATTCTAGCTCTCCGAGATCATCTTCAAGTTTTTCCGCATCATCCGAGACTTTCTTGGCGTCCTCTCCGAGCTTTGATTTTTTAATCTCTTCTTCTATGGCTTTTTTCGCTGTCTTCCGGTCTTTAACAAGCTTTTCAGCTTCTTTAAGTTCCTTGAGTTTTTCCTTGGTGTAGGTCTTCTCTTCTAGGCGGTCGATTAGCTCGTCTACCGTACAGCCTACGAGTTTCAGCACTTCTTCCTGTGAGAGTTCGGTTTTCTCATCGTCGATCCTGTATTTTTCGAGGAGTTCTTCTACGTCGCCGAGATCTGCTTCCAACTCATCGAGCTGGCTCTCAATACTTCGCTGGTTGATCTTGGATTCCAGGAATTTCTTGACGTTTTCCCGGTTTTTCCCGGCTTTCTCTCCTTCCATCAGCTTCTCAAGGTCTTCGGTCGATAAATCTCTCTCCTCTACGAACTCTTTGATCTCTTCGTCGTCGGATTCGACCGCTTGAACGATTTCAGTTACGCTGATCTCTGCCATCCATGAAAACCTTTCGGCTGATTAAATATTACTTTACGGAAGTACGCTGTACTTCGTGTTTCCTAGAACCCATTCGAGCAACAGCAAAATAGCTGCTCCAATGATGAAAAACGTTGAGATATCGGTTCTAGCCTCTGATTTTTCAAGATTGATCAACGCATCTTCCAGCGCCGAGCTGTTTGACGCTGTTGTAAACTCTCCGCCTGTGCTGTTTGAAATACTGCTTAGCTGCTCGACATCCAGGTTAGGGAATGCGGCCTGCGATGCGTTTTCCCCATCTATGATTTCATAGCGGTCAACTGACCGGTTCCGCTCACCTAATCCGATTGTATGAACGGTTACATTCTGCTCGTTTGCCAGTTTGATAGATTCGTTTATAGAGATTCCTGCGTTGTTCCGGCCGTCAGTTATCAGCACCACGGTCTTGTTTCTCTCATCGTCAAGCATTGAAGAAGAGACTGAGACCGCGCTACCGATCGCCGTTCCCGCACTTGAACCTATCTCAACGGAGTCAATGGCGTCAAATATCTCCGGACGAGTCCTCGTAGGAGATTGAACCTTATCAGCAGTACCAGCGAAGGATACGATCCCGATGCTGGACTGGTTTCCCAGCCGCCTTACAAACTTCTTCGATATATCCTTCGAGGCCTGGAAACGGGTCGGACGGATATCTGATTCAAGCATAGAGCTTGAAGAGTCAATGGCAAGTACGTAATCAGAGTCTGTATCCGACACTTCCTGTACGAGTACGGGGTTTGAAAGCCCGATCATCAGTAAGGTTAAAGCACCTAGCCGGGTGACCAACATCACGTGACTGGATTTCAGGAAATCCTTTCCTGCCACTTTCTGTAATGTCTCGTAGTTCCCGAACTTCATAGCTCGCTGCCGGTTCTTTTTCTTTGCTCCAATGTAAAACAGGATCGCCAGCCCGTTCAAAAGCAGTATGATGTTGGCGAACTGGTCTGTGAACACAAGTCTCATGTGAAGATCTCCGTCGGTTTTCTCGATTTCATGTTTTTCATCCTACCAGCCTCCCTCGTTCTCATCGAAGAACTCCGCGAAAGACGCGGAGAAACTGTCTCTGGTATCGATTTTCAGGAAGGATGAGCCTCCGGCCTCGACACGTTCAGCTATCTCTTCTTCCTGTTTTGCGGCTTCTTTCTCGTATTCTTCCTTGATCTTCCCGGTATCAACAACCATGTTTTCGCCGGAACCTGGTGCCTCGAAACGGATGTTTCCGGCTTCCGGCATCTTGTAATCCGTTCGATCCCGGACCATAATCGACATGACGTGTCTGAACTTCATCGAGGCCAGTTTCATCTTTGTCTGCCAGTCGCCCTCAACGTCTATGAAATCCGATACGATGAAAAGAGCGGTATCCTCTTTAATCTGTCCGATAGTCTCGTTTAACGCGTGTTCTAGATCGAAACTGTCTCCGTAGTACTCAAGAGTTGTCAGCTCCTTTAAAAACAAGTGGTAGCGATCCATTCCGCCTTGAGGGGTTAAAAACAACTGTTCTTCGCCGAAGATTCCGAATCCGACGTCGATCGCCGCATCAAGTGATGCGTAAGCCAGTGCTGCCGCCACGATCGCTGCGTACTCACTTTTCAGTTTATCGGCGGTTCCGAACGTCATAGTCGAGCTACAGTCAACGATGATGAACGCATCCATGTTGATCTCTTCTTCGTACTGTTTTACGAACAGATCGGGTTTACCGGCTGAAATCTTCCAGTCAATCCTTGATGCATCATCGCTCGGTAAGTACTGTCTGAGACCTGAGAACTCGACTCCGGACGGCTGGTAATGTCTCTTGTATTTCAGAAGAAATCTGAACAGATCCGAGACTCTTTTGACCTCCGCATCCATTGACTGCTGGAGTTCTCTCTGGGAGATGACATCGTCCTGATCCAACTTATCTCACCGGCACTCTGTCTACAATGTTTTCGATAACGTCCGCGACCTCCAGTCCTTTAGCCTCTCCCTCGTAGTTCAGAATGATTCTGTGGATGAAAACATCGTGTACGACCGCACGGATATCCTCCGGGGTTACATAATGCCGGCCGTTGTACATCGCGTTCGCACGCCCTGCCAATGCCAGGTTAATCGATGCCCGTGGAGTACATCCCCAGTCAATGTAATCCGAGTACTCCATGTCGTAAACTTCAGGGTTTCTCGAGGCATCAACCAGGTCTACAATGTACTCTTTGATCTCCTGTTCTACCGTGACCGCCTTTGAAAACTCCTGTAAATTAAGAATATCTTCCTTGGAGACAACTTCCTCTACCGAGAAATCCTCTTCATCCATGACGTTTGCGTTCATGTCAATAATCTTCTGCTCGTTGTGTTTCTTCGGATAATCCAGGTAGATCTTGAAAAGGAAACGGTCGATCTGAGCCTCCGGCAAAGGATACGTACCTCCCTGCTCAACAGGGTTCTGCGTAGCCATCGTAAAGAACGGCTCCGGCAGGTGGAAGGTCTCATCTCCGATCGAAACCTTATGTTCTTGCATCGCCTCAAGCATCGCAGACTGAACCTTCGGCGGCGCACGGTTGATCTCATCTGCCAGAATGAAGTTACCGAAGATCGGCCCTTTCTCAACGTAGAAACCTTTATCCTCGTTGTAAGCCTCCGTTCCTACAATGTCGGACGGCAGAAGATCCGGTGTGAACTGGATACGATGCATCTGCGTGTCCTTTACAACCCGGGATAACGTCTCAACAAGGAAAGACTTTCCAAGCCCCGGAACACCTTCCAGCAGAACGTTACCTCCTGCGACAATCGTAAGTATAATTTTATGGATAACATCTTCCTGACCGATATAACCTTTCTGAATCTCTGCTTCAAACCTCTGGATAATCGCCTGCATCTCATCAGCTTTCGCAGCCATCTCCTCATCATCCAGATCTGCGTACTTACTTGCCATGTTCTCAAAAACAACTTCTACAAGCTCGGATAAAAAACGTTAGCAGTAAAACCCTGGAGAAAAAATAAAGAAAGAAAATGTGGTGGAAAAGAGGACTAAGCCCTCTATCCTGAGTCGTGTGTGACTCCTACCTTGACAGTCAGTGTTCCTGAACCGACTTGTCCGTTAGCTACAGCGTTTGGAATTGCCGCACGGGTAAATACCGTGAAGTGTTCTCCTGGCTGAAGCTCGTCTGGGTCCTGAGGGTCATCGATAAGTTTCTCAAGAGAGTTAGTCTGTGTCGAGTACTGGTTCGACGCACTGTCTTCTCTGTTCTCAGGGTTCCAACGTGTTCCGATAACGTGAGTAGTGTTGTCAGCAGACTGCTGTGTTGAATCACCACACCATGTCAGCATTGTAAGGTTCTTCGTTCCTTCGTACGTGTTAAGACCGACGTTGTCGACTCTTCCGTAGTTGTCGGATGAAGTACCGATGCTGTAGTTGGTGTAGGTCGTATCGTCTGTGAAGTCCACAGAACCTGTCTGTGTTGGCGTGTGAGGCGTGTTACCTATCAGTAGGTTTGAACCTGTGCCTCCTGAACAGTAGTTGCCTGATGAACCTCCAGCTTCAGCTTCTGTAATCATCCAGAAGAATGACTCGTTGGCTGCTCGGAACCGTCCGTATCGAACACTTCCCTGGCCTGTAATCGGCTTAACGTAGGAAAGGGTGTTCGACTCGTTGAAGGATTTCCTTGAAACGTACTGGAAATCATCTTCGCCGTTGATTCCTGTAATCTCTGTAGACGGCTTGATCTGGATGAAGTTACCTGCGTCGTAAGCTCCTGCTGTACCAGATCCGAAAGGTCTGCTGTCAGGGGTAGAAGTCGTGAAGTAAAGCTCCGTAATGTTTTCGGAACCTACGTTCTCAATCTCGACACCCTGATATCCGTTGGTTGTCTCTGTAGTAGCTACAGATCCTGGGTCTCCACTGTAAGCTAAGTTGTTAGGAGACAGATCTACAGCTGTAACGTTGTTGACATCGACAGTCACTGTTCCTGCTTCTTCAAGCGTGTCTTCCTGTGCTGTAGCCGAACTTACTAGTCCTACGGCTGCTACAACAGCTAGTGCTGCTACAATCTTTGTTCTCATTAATTAGTTCACCTCCGTATAGTTGTGAGTTTTTGAAGATTTTGAAACAAAAGACGTCTCTTTGGGTAAATTTCCCAAGAAAGTCATAGCTGGGCCGGAGTGAACTCTATGCCGAATACTTCGACAGTAATGTGTTGTATTGTTCATGTGTTGTTCCCGTCTTTGAGTTCCTCCGCTTCCCCATCGATATTTTTCCAAAGTCTGTATATAAAAGTAGATGGCGTTCGACGTTCTTCGTTCAGCCGCCCTGTCAACGCCTATAAACCATGGTCTACAATAGTAAGGTGATTGATAGATGAAGAAGTTACTTGGAGTTCTTGCCGCTATTTTTCTGGTCTCACAGGCTTCGGCTTATATAGGTATAATGCCGTCACAGCAAAACTTGGGGACTGTTGAAAGAGGAGAAACCTACGAGCTGAATCTGTATGTCACCTCGGATACTTCCGAGCCTATAACTGTTCAGCCAGGTGCTTCTCGGCTCCCACGTAATATTTTGGAAGGTCTGGATAATGTTGATTACTTCAGTATGGATGAGTACTCGGCCGAGCCGGTAGAGTCCTGGATAGATTTCTCTCAGGAGGAGTATGTTTTACGGCCAGAAGGTTTCGAACAAAGAGTGGCTGGTAGAGAGGTTAACGCCAATATTAGTTACGAGCTGGATGTACCTCGGAACGCAGAGTCAGGTTATCATGCCGCACAGATTCAGCTCAACCCGCAGTTTGAAACCGGTGAAGGAACAAGCGTCAGAACGGTAGGTCTTAGCTCATACTCTGTGTTCTTCAGGGTTCCTGGAGAAGTCGACAGGCGGCTGGAAGTGACGGATGTTGAGGCGTTAAGATCCGGTGAAGATGCCGCATTAATCAGAGCAGATGTAACTAATACTGGTTCGGTCACTACTTACCTGGAAAGCGGTGATGTCGAGGTACAAGGCACCGGTCTTGAAGATAGCTTCAACATGGGAGGTATGTACATTGAACCTGGAAGTACTGAGCAGGTTGAGACTACCTGGAGTCTATTCCAGAATAACATAGAGGCAGGGAATTACAGGATTCAGGGGTCGCTTAGCTATGTTACGGGTCAGGCGTTTTTACAGGAGACGGTTTCTATAACTGATTTTATACAGATCCAGCCGTCTGACCAGCAGATATCGACTGGAGGGGTTTTGCCTGAAGGTCAGGGTGATAGTTCGATACCGGTTTTCCTCATAGTAATGTTCCTGGTTACTACAGGGGCGATAATGTATGCCTTCGAGATCGATCCTCTTCTAATTATTATGGCAATGGGGGTCTTCGGAGTCTCTATGTTTATCTACTTTAGCTCGCTTCCGGTATACGGTATAGCGATAGTTTTATTGGCGGCAGCGGGAATGTTCTACTATGGGTGGCTTTGAATGGATGTAGAAAAAGAACTTGATTTAGACAGGAATAAAAAAATAATAGCAGGTTTGGTAGGTCTTACAGCGCTGGTTGGACTGGTGCCGTTCGTTATAGCGGAGACATCGGTTGAAACCCAGACTGTCGAGTTCAATCCGCGTGCTAACGTTACATCTGACCCTGTAAACTCCTCGGAAAATGTTTCGCTTGGAGTAGCGCCAGGAGGGAATGGCCTTAACTTCGGGGAGCTTCCGATACGATCAACTAAGCAAGCAAGGAAGACTGTAGAGCTTAACTCTGATCAGAAGGCGTTGATCAAGATTTCCTCGTCAGGAAATGTCTCGGAGTTTCTGGTTTACAACGACACCGTGTATTTTGAAGGCGCTGAACAGCTGGAGATAGGTTTCACCACGCTTGAAAGAGGTTACTACGAAGGAGAGCTTAAGATGAAAATCATGACTCCGAGAAATCGGATAGGCAAAAAATGGATCGAACTGCGCTCTTACTTCTAATCCTGGCTTTGGTTCCGGCAGCTACCTCGGTTGACTTCAAGGTCAACGTGGCCGGTCAGTCCGGAGACGCCGTTTTCAACGCCAACAGTTCCACGAGCGGTGATCTACACCGGTTTAACGCAACACTGGAGAATCCTTCTTCCGTTGGCTGCCAATACCATCTTAGAGGAGAGTTTACGAGAGGAAATCTGACGGAAAGACGTTATTCAAATGCTTACCGCATGTGGCCTGGAGAAACTTCAGATATAGAACTAAGCTACGTGCCTGTAAACTATACGGGACAGGTTCGGGCGGATATAGACCTTATGTACTGTGATACGACCCGGAATATATCTGACTATGCTTTCAATGTCTCGAATCCGGCTTTCAACAATACTTACGCTTCTGAGACCTTGGAGGTGACCGAAAACTCTGCTACCGCAAGTTTCAGTCTTGAAAACGCAACGCTTGTGCCTGTTCAGGCACCTTCTTACTGGAAAGTCGGTTCGACCAGTATTGTAAACCGTACAGCACAGATAGATTACACGCCAACGCTTTTCCAGGAGGAAAAACAGATACAGTTTGCTGTAATACAAAACAACAGCATAGAGGGAACTACAACGGTTCTACTTGAGTCTCCGCCGCCTACACTTAAAGAAAAACTGTTGGACAAACAGTTGGAAATAATTGCGGGTTTGCTGGCGTTCTCTTTATTAGCCAACTTGTTTATGGCTAGGAAAAAGATCTTGCCGGATAAAGTTCTGGAGAAACTCTCGGAAATTGAAACTAATAGAAGTATCAGGAATTAACGTGAGACGGCTTCTTTCAGATTACCTAGCTTCCGTTTGAACTTCGCGAAGCTTGGTTTGCTGTACTGTAATCCTTCAAGGCTGTGAGCAAGCTCTTTCATCTTCAAAGATGCTTCTGAAAGAGGTTCATGGTGGACTAGAGGTGTGCCGTGGAAAAGTGCTTCTTTCATTTTGTCATCGTGAGGTATTTCGGCTACTACATCGCTTTCCGTCATGACCTGTACCTCGTTTTCCACTAGTTCGCGTCCAGGATCGTTTTCGCTCATGTTTACAACTGTTCCAAGCACAGGTACATGCATGCGCTTGGCTTTCTCTATTATCTGGGCTGCGTTAGTTGCTGCGGTCTTCGTCGGCGTGGTAACGATCAGTAATTCGTCGCACGCATCAATTATCTCTTCTACAGTAGTATCTATACCTGGAGGGCAGTCAACCAGTACGTAGTCACTTTCCTGTCCTGCGGTCTCAAGCAGGTAACGTAGTAGCTCCGTGTCTGGTTCGACCCGGTTGATTTCGTTGGAGGCTACAACTGCTTTCACTCCGGTTGAGTGCCGGAAGATTGCATCCTCCGGTTCGGCTTCCGCGCCCAATACATCGTGTATCTTTACAGGATGGTCGTACTGTCCGAGATGCACTCCGAGGTTCGAGGCATCGAAGTCAGTGTCTACGAGTGTGACTTCCTTTCCCAGCTCCTTTAACGCGAGTCCGACGTTGACTGTTACGGACGTCTTGCCGACTCCGCCTTTGCCTGAGACAACGCCTATAATCCGTGCGTCATTCACTGGAAAGACATCTCTGTTTCAATGGCTCTCGAGAAAACTCTCTGGTTTTGATACATCTTCCAATGAATACTTCCAGCCAGTTCTTAATAAAACTAGATCAATCGACTACCAGGCAGACATTTCCTTTCACGTTCTTGACCTTTCCTTCCAAGGTCCTCGGACCTTCCGGTATCTTTCTCTCAGCTGCGACCACAACACTCCCTTTCTTCCCGGAAATCTTGTAGAAACGCCTTCCGCCCGCTTCCTTCTTGAACTGTAGACGTCCTTTAACCTTGACCTCGTCTCCGACAGTCTCTTCCGTTATATCGCCTGGTTTACGTACATCTCCACTGTCTTTCGAAGGTTTTCTCGAAGTTTTAACGGATGATTCGTCTTTAATCTCGTTTACAATCTCTTCTTTAAGCTTCTGATCGACTTCAATTTCCGAAAGCTCATCTATACGGTCTTCAAGCTTCTGTACCTGCCGCTGATGTTCCTTAACCTTCTCCTCAAGATCCATTATGTCGGCATCCGAAGCCACAAGTTCATCGTTTTCAAGCCGCTCTTTGACCTGCTCAATCTCTCCTGTCTTATCCTCAAACCGTTTTTCAAACTCATCAAGCTGCTCTTCAAGCTCCTCAAGGCTTTCAACATCCGACTTCCTCGAGACTTCTTCAATACGGTTAGCATTTTTCTCCATCTTGCTGTGTAAGCTCTCCATACGTTCCTGGACTTCGCTTTCAACCTTATCATCTATCTTGTCTGTATCACGTTCAATTCTCTTCTGTACCGAAGAAATACGGTCGTGTATGTCTTCTAACTCTCGTTTGCGCTCGTCTTTCATTGAATCTACCTCGCTTTCTATTCCATCGATACGCTCATCACGATGTCTGATCTCGGTTTCAATCTCCGATTTCGCATCTTCAATCGAGGCCTGCAGGTTTTCGACAAGCTCTCTGTTCCTCGCCTCTACGGCTTCAATTATCTGAGGTACAAGCTCCTTTAGGACAGCTCTCTGCGTTTTCTCCATCGCTTCCTGTTCAAAACCTCTTCTCCGATCCTCAAGTGTCTTCAAAGTATCTTTCCTATCCGATCTCGAGCTTTCAAACGCATCATCGACATCGATCAAATCCCTGAGCTTCTCTTCCTTCCGGAACTCCTGACCTCTCATACACTGTAAACACTTCTCCGGCTTGTTAATAAAATATATCTCGAACCCTCCGGACAGAGTTTTTGAGTTTCATACGGCCGGATGCCCGAAAAATACTGGTAAAAGACTTTAAATTGAACAGGACCGCAATCCTTTACTGATAATAGTATGAAGAAAGGAAGAAAACTCAGCCTGGTTCTGATTTCTGTTTTGGTATTGATTGGCTACGGTTCTGCGGCAGCTGAAGTAGATATAAGTCCTGAAGATCAAGTGGTCTGGTTGAATGATAACGTTGTTGATAAGAAGTTAAACGCTGAGCTCCGATGTACTGGCGAAGACGTGGATATAGAGGATTACGCAATCCTCGACTCCTCAAGCAATAGGATTTATCCTACGGATGAGCCAGATTTGAGTACTAATACTACAGATCTTGTCTACGGGCCGGATGAAACTGAAAGTTGGGTCGCGCCTGAACCTGGCAAGTATTTCGTAAAATTAGAATGTAGCTCTGGGTCGGATACATTTGAATCGTTCTACTACGACCGTCTAAGTGTCGAAATTTCTTCCCCTGAGGAGGATTCTTCGGTTTACACGGGTACTGAGAGAGAGGTAGAGGTGAGTCTGACATCTCCAGCAGATCAGCTAAACTATGGTCAGAACTTCGACAATGTTAAACTCAGGTTAAACGGTGAGCAGATAGGTCAAGAGGAGATACAGTTCGCGTCATCCACTAAAGTGAACGTCGATATACCTAAGGATGCGATTCAAGGCACTGCGTCTCTGGAGGCAGAAGTGGCCTATGAAGAATCTTCTCAGTCTCCAACAACTTGGACGGAGACAACTTCGAATGAGGTTGATGTTAAAGATTGGAAGATCGAAACGACGTATAATCCTTCTCAAAGATTGCCTAGTAATAGGCTTTCGGAACTGAATATGACTGTAAAGATAATGAGAGAGGGAGAGCCTGTCAAGGATTTAGGGCCTCGACATTTTTTCATCGAGCAAGGAGAGGAGAGTGCGAACACAGGGGATTATGAATGGTTCTCCGGAGAATTTGAAGGTGTTACTTCTGATGAGCGCTTCGCAGTGTACAATCTTGAGCTACAGAAGATGCCTAAGCTTCAGGAAACTAAAGATTATGAACTCGATATACGTTTCAAGACTGGAGGCGATACAGATTATGATCAGAAAGTCGGTACTGTGTACGTAGAAAAGAAGTTTACCTTCGAAGGCAGGGTGAGTGATTCGGATTCGAGGGCGATTGAGACGGCTTTCCGGCTTCAAGATGATGAGTACATTGAACAGTTCGAGACGAATTCAAGAGGGTTTTTCAGCCGTCGGGTGATGCCGGGTGGTTTCGGTATGGATGTCACTTTTCCGAGAGGCGGTCTTGTATTGAATGATGTTGAACTAAGCGGGGATTACTCGGGTAACATAAACTACCAGTACTATGAGAATCCGGGGGAGGTTGAGGGAGTTGATCTTCAAGGGATTGATCCGATCAACATGATGGCGGTTTCATTCGGTTATCCTTTCGATTCCGGTTCCGGGTCGATACAGTACAACCCGGCGAAGACTGAGGATCCTATGAACGTAGACTTGTATGAGTGTCAGAGATGGAATTTCTGGGGCGAAGATTGTATCTCGGGATGGGACAAAGTTGATGAGGAGGATGTGACCTTACCTCCTACTAAATGGAAAGCGGAGTTCCCTGTTACGCCTGTAGAGACATCGGAGTACGGTGATGAAAAACAGGTTCTCTACAGTGCTTATGTCATCGGAACTAACTCCGGTCTCGCACTTGACCGGTTAGGACTGGAAAGCTACAGAGTACCTTCCAATGAACAGTTCCGGGTTGAAGGCCGAGCGGTCACGAAGGGACGGCCGATCGAGAACGCGGATGTCCGTATTGAACTGCTTGATGGCTCACAGGTCGTAAAGTCTTCTTCAACCACCACT
This genomic window contains:
- a CDS encoding AAA family ATPase — encoded protein: MASKYADLDDEEMAAKADEMQAIIQRFEAEIQKGYIGQEDVIHKIILTIVAGGNVLLEGVPGLGKSFLVETLSRVVKDTQMHRIQFTPDLLPSDIVGTEAYNEDKGFYVEKGPIFGNFILADEINRAPPKVQSAMLEAMQEHKVSIGDETFHLPEPFFTMATQNPVEQGGTYPLPEAQIDRFLFKIYLDYPKKHNEQKIIDMNANVMDEEDFSVEEVVSKEDILNLQEFSKAVTVEQEIKEYIVDLVDASRNPEVYDMEYSDYIDWGCTPRASINLALAGRANAMYNGRHYVTPEDIRAVVHDVFIHRIILNYEGEAKGLEVADVIENIVDRVPVR
- a CDS encoding DUF58 domain-containing protein; this encodes MDQDDVISQRELQQSMDAEVKRVSDLFRFLLKYKRHYQPSGVEFSGLRQYLPSDDASRIDWKISAGKPDLFVKQYEEEINMDAFIIVDCSSTMTFGTADKLKSEYAAIVAAALAYASLDAAIDVGFGIFGEEQLFLTPQGGMDRYHLFLKELTTLEYYGDSFDLEHALNETIGQIKEDTALFIVSDFIDVEGDWQTKMKLASMKFRHVMSIMVRDRTDYKMPEAGNIRFEAPGSGENMVVDTGKIKEEYEKEAAKQEEEIAERVEAGGSSFLKIDTRDSFSASFAEFFDENEGGW
- a CDS encoding vWA domain-containing protein; this encodes MRLVFTDQFANIILLLNGLAILFYIGAKKKNRQRAMKFGNYETLQKVAGKDFLKSSHVMLVTRLGALTLLMIGLSNPVLVQEVSDTDSDYVLAIDSSSSMLESDIRPTRFQASKDISKKFVRRLGNQSSIGIVSFAGTADKVQSPTRTRPEIFDAIDSVEIGSSAGTAIGSAVSVSSSMLDDERNKTVVLITDGRNNAGISINESIKLANEQNVTVHTIGLGERNRSVDRYEIIDGENASQAAFPNLDVEQLSSISNSTGGEFTTASNSSALEDALINLEKSEARTDISTFFIIGAAILLLLEWVLGNTKYSVLP
- a CDS encoding MinD/ParA family ATP-binding protein, with the translated sequence MNDARIIGVVSGKGGVGKTSVTVNVGLALKELGKEVTLVDTDFDASNLGVHLGQYDHPVKIHDVLGAEAEPEDAIFRHSTGVKAVVASNEINRVEPDTELLRYLLETAGQESDYVLVDCPPGIDTTVEEIIDACDELLIVTTPTKTAATNAAQIIEKAKRMHVPVLGTVVNMSENDPGRELVENEVQVMTESDVVAEIPHDDKMKEALFHGTPLVHHEPLSEASLKMKELAHSLEGLQYSKPSFAKFKRKLGNLKEAVSR